Proteins from a single region of Chitinibacter bivalviorum:
- a CDS encoding TolC family protein yields the protein MMKPFPMKLRVFSPLLLAVLAACASPSWQAPPVTMPAQWQASATASVSAAESVKSDQAYWAGFADPQLLALQASANERNADLALAAIRLRKAGFAVDKSGLDRTPNVSASLNKGASWALDPTRYRGESAGANVGLSWEIDLWGKLADQQQAARWREKASVAELEAMRQSVMASVASSYWTIARDQDALKLAQDDLQRAQKSQAIVERRYQAGVVSGLDVTQARSSTLQQENSVSQAQLNLAKSQWQLGLLLDQPPESTAATLGVLPNVYPDIPAGVPADVLNRRPDLAAATAKLQASFADQQATRKSWYPTLSLTGGLGTSSQQLANFLLNPIASLGAGLTLPFIQFNEMELSNKTNVADYEAAVIEYRQKLYVSLQEVENALASLSHLRSELPRMQALADETRKAEQQTQLRYEAGAVAFDSVLNARTRRQAAEHALLQHHYQLALANVAVYKALGGAPVAKPQA from the coding sequence ATGATGAAACCATTTCCGATGAAATTGCGCGTTTTTTCTCCACTCCTGCTGGCGGTGTTGGCCGCTTGCGCCTCACCAAGCTGGCAAGCGCCACCCGTGACGATGCCGGCGCAATGGCAGGCGTCGGCTACGGCCTCAGTCAGCGCTGCGGAATCGGTCAAAAGCGATCAGGCCTACTGGGCAGGGTTTGCCGACCCGCAGCTACTGGCTCTGCAAGCCAGCGCAAATGAGCGCAACGCCGATCTGGCGCTGGCCGCCATTCGCTTGCGAAAAGCGGGGTTTGCCGTCGATAAAAGTGGATTGGATCGCACGCCCAATGTATCGGCCAGCCTGAATAAAGGCGCTTCGTGGGCGCTAGACCCCACTCGCTATCGCGGCGAATCGGCTGGGGCGAATGTGGGCTTGTCTTGGGAAATTGACCTTTGGGGCAAGCTTGCTGACCAGCAGCAAGCTGCGCGCTGGCGCGAAAAAGCCAGTGTTGCCGAGCTAGAAGCCATGCGCCAAAGCGTAATGGCCAGCGTAGCGAGCAGTTATTGGACCATCGCACGTGATCAGGATGCGCTCAAACTGGCGCAAGATGATTTGCAACGCGCACAAAAGTCGCAGGCCATTGTTGAGCGCCGCTATCAGGCGGGGGTGGTATCGGGCTTGGATGTGACCCAAGCACGTAGCAGCACTTTGCAGCAGGAAAATAGCGTGAGTCAGGCGCAACTCAATCTAGCGAAAAGCCAATGGCAGCTCGGTTTATTGCTCGATCAGCCGCCCGAATCGACCGCCGCAACGCTGGGTGTATTGCCCAATGTGTATCCCGATATTCCAGCTGGCGTGCCTGCCGATGTGCTCAATCGTCGCCCCGATCTGGCAGCTGCCACCGCCAAGCTACAAGCGAGTTTTGCCGATCAACAGGCAACACGCAAAAGCTGGTATCCGACTTTATCGTTGACCGGTGGATTGGGGACAAGCAGCCAGCAATTGGCCAATTTTTTGCTTAATCCGATTGCGTCCTTGGGTGCTGGTTTGACGCTGCCGTTTATTCAATTTAATGAAATGGAATTGTCGAACAAAACCAATGTGGCCGATTACGAAGCGGCAGTGATTGAATATCGGCAAAAGCTGTATGTATCGCTGCAAGAAGTTGAAAATGCACTCGCGAGTTTGTCGCATCTGCGCAGCGAATTACCGCGCATGCAGGCTTTAGCTGATGAGACGCGCAAGGCCGAGCAGCAGACTCAGCTACGATATGAGGCTGGGGCCGTCGCATTTGATTCCGTATTGAATGCCCGCACCCGTCGGCAGGCCGCCGAACATGCTTTACTGCAACATCATTATCAGTTGGCGCTGGCCAATGTGGCGGTGTATAAGGCCTTGGGCGGTGCCCCAGTCGCAAAGCCACAAGCATGA
- a CDS encoding HugZ family protein yields the protein MLWPEALALIRRSRNLALASLSAQMPGYPHVSWLPMVADEAGRPMLVMSRLAEHTQNILQDSKVSVLLHDDEMALNKARLTILGDLQLVEPDPLLAARMARYNPELVSYLQMSDFSVWRLWPQRARYIAGFGKMGWLEGERWESEFALSLAQEAQLLSQYAPMTALELVGVDVAGCDIRRGDVLQRHEFAAVCRQMDQVAVSLEHITRNLEA from the coding sequence ATGTTGTGGCCTGAAGCACTGGCTTTGATTCGCCGTAGTCGAAACTTAGCGCTAGCGAGTTTGTCAGCGCAGATGCCGGGTTATCCGCATGTGTCATGGTTGCCTATGGTCGCCGATGAAGCGGGGCGGCCGATGCTGGTGATGAGTCGCTTGGCTGAGCACACGCAAAATATCTTGCAAGATAGCAAAGTAAGTGTGCTGTTGCACGACGATGAGATGGCGTTGAACAAGGCCCGATTGACGATTCTGGGTGATTTGCAGCTTGTTGAGCCCGATCCGCTGCTCGCCGCGCGAATGGCGCGTTACAATCCTGAATTGGTCAGTTATCTTCAAATGAGTGATTTCTCTGTTTGGCGGCTTTGGCCACAGCGGGCGCGCTATATCGCTGGCTTTGGCAAAATGGGCTGGCTCGAAGGCGAGCGCTGGGAGTCGGAATTCGCATTGAGTTTGGCGCAAGAAGCGCAATTATTAAGTCAATACGCGCCGATGACCGCGCTAGAGCTGGTGGGCGTTGATGTTGCTGGCTGCGATATTCGGCGCGGTGACGTGCTGCAGCGGCATGAGTTTGCCGCTGTGTGTCGCCAAATGGATCAAGTGGCCGTATCGCTAGAACACATTACAAGGAATTTAGAAGCATGA
- the rstA gene encoding two-component system response regulator RstA, with translation MSTRVLFVEDDADLAELIGGFLRSFEFSVDVLGDGLGVIDSVKANPPELILLDIMLPGKDGLTLCRELREFYTGPIILLTSLNSDMNQILGFEIGATDYVVKTTPPSVLLARIRAHLRHVGQKGADLLAIAPQKDQSVLNFGKLQIDMRNRSSKYRGQPMGLSTSDFDLLWELASHAGEILSRDHLLKKLRGIEYDGLDRSMDVAISRLRKKLDDDPLDPLKIKTIRNKGYLFAADIWWQEE, from the coding sequence ATGAGCACGCGGGTATTGTTTGTCGAAGATGATGCAGATTTGGCCGAACTGATCGGTGGCTTTTTGCGCTCGTTCGAGTTTTCTGTCGATGTGCTGGGCGATGGTCTGGGCGTCATTGATAGCGTTAAAGCCAACCCGCCCGAGCTGATCTTGCTCGATATCATGCTACCAGGTAAAGACGGCCTGACTTTGTGCCGTGAATTGCGTGAGTTTTATACTGGCCCGATTATCCTGCTGACTTCGCTCAATAGCGATATGAATCAGATTTTGGGCTTTGAAATCGGCGCGACCGATTACGTTGTGAAGACCACGCCGCCGTCAGTATTGCTTGCGCGGATTCGCGCCCATTTGCGCCATGTTGGCCAGAAGGGCGCGGATTTGCTGGCGATTGCGCCGCAGAAAGATCAATCGGTGCTCAATTTTGGCAAGTTGCAAATTGATATGCGCAATCGCAGCTCAAAATATCGCGGCCAGCCGATGGGCTTGTCGACCAGCGATTTTGATTTGCTGTGGGAGCTGGCCAGTCATGCGGGCGAGATTCTCAGCCGCGATCATTTGCTAAAAAAGCTGCGCGGCATTGAGTACGATGGGCTCGATCGCAGTATGGACGTGGCAATTTCGCGTTTGCGCAAAAAGCTCGATGATGATCCACTTGATCCGTTGAAAATCAAAACCATCCGTAATAAGGGGTATCTCTTTGCGGCCGATATCTGGTGGCAAGAAGAGTAA
- a CDS encoding ATP-binding protein, which produces MRQVFIRFYLTVVLCFLGSSLLIGGFYKQMIERTNQRYLSDMFLSTVSLIEKELGDLPPSMWHDEASRLRGKLPVPVEIDSLDAYVLSDENKAALARGDIILLQDRGLYLHRIHKTQQMVVLGPISFLEHLDGISWPDILALVLMCLALGVPTWLWLRPFWRDLIQVIRQSRRLGAGDFTVRVSVDDSSPLAALGTNFNRMAHDVEELTASRRAMIDAVSHDLRTPLARLRYRLEAIKAGANSQTQVEGIERDLGQIDQLIDEWLTMSSLDSPQLRMEVQPLEIVPWIQRLLNEYTLDGLEPTFENASGEANPMLDVDSYYFGRAVSNLLSNARRYGGKQIHLTLLWQEGTASLHIDDNGDGIPVEDRARLLQPFTRLEGSRNKATGGFGLGLAIVAMIMRGHGGAVSIHDAPGGGARLSLTWPTAMRSADSL; this is translated from the coding sequence ATGCGTCAGGTCTTTATCCGATTTTATTTAACCGTTGTGCTGTGTTTTCTTGGCTCGTCTTTGCTGATCGGCGGCTTTTATAAGCAAATGATCGAGCGCACTAATCAGCGTTATTTGAGCGATATGTTTCTATCGACCGTATCGTTGATTGAAAAAGAGCTGGGCGATCTGCCGCCGTCGATGTGGCACGACGAAGCGTCGCGCTTGCGCGGCAAGCTGCCGGTGCCGGTTGAAATTGATTCGCTCGATGCTTATGTCTTGTCGGATGAAAATAAAGCTGCCTTGGCACGCGGCGATATTATCTTGTTGCAAGATCGTGGCTTGTATTTGCACCGGATTCATAAAACCCAACAAATGGTCGTGTTGGGGCCGATCTCATTTTTAGAGCACCTCGATGGCATTTCGTGGCCCGATATTTTGGCGCTGGTGCTGATGTGTTTGGCCTTGGGTGTGCCAACTTGGCTATGGTTGCGCCCGTTCTGGCGTGACTTGATTCAGGTGATTCGGCAAAGCCGGCGTTTGGGCGCGGGAGATTTTACGGTACGTGTTTCAGTTGACGATAGCTCACCGCTCGCCGCATTGGGGACCAACTTTAACCGCATGGCGCATGATGTTGAGGAGCTAACGGCCTCTCGACGCGCGATGATTGATGCGGTCTCGCATGATTTGCGCACGCCTTTGGCTCGCTTGCGCTATCGACTCGAAGCGATCAAAGCGGGCGCTAATAGCCAGACTCAGGTTGAAGGCATTGAGCGCGATCTGGGTCAAATCGATCAATTGATTGATGAATGGCTCACCATGTCTAGCCTTGATAGCCCACAACTGCGCATGGAAGTTCAGCCGCTTGAGATAGTGCCGTGGATACAGCGCTTGCTCAACGAATACACGCTCGATGGCCTTGAACCCACATTTGAAAATGCCAGCGGCGAGGCCAATCCGATGCTCGATGTGGATAGTTATTACTTCGGCCGGGCGGTGAGCAATCTGCTTTCGAATGCCCGGCGCTATGGCGGCAAGCAGATTCATCTGACGCTATTGTGGCAAGAAGGAACTGCATCGTTACATATTGATGATAATGGTGACGGCATCCCGGTCGAAGATCGCGCGCGTTTGCTGCAGCCCTTTACCCGCCTTGAGGGGTCTCGCAACAAAGCCACTGGCGGTTTTGGCCTTGGTTTAGCCATTGTGGCGATGATTATGCGCGGCCACGGTGGAGCAGTGAGTATTCATGATGCACCAGGTGGAGGGGCACGACTGAGTTTAACTTGGCCAACGGCAATGCGTTCCGCCGACTCATTGTAG
- the macA gene encoding macrolide transporter subunit MacA has protein sequence MSFLSPVASLWKRLGIVRWLLLIALGVGAYFMFGREKVDPASQVISSAVKRGDVEVSVLATGKVEAAKTVDVGAQASGQIKRLAVQLGDRVKKGDLLAEIDPSVSQNDFDEAQMSIEGLQAQSTIKQLALDDAQQELARQKTMMAGDATPRKELESAANAVKMRQAEIRQLAAQLRQAEIKLATAKTNLGFTRIVAPMDGIVASIAVKEGQTVNAIQSAPTILTLADMDTMKVQAQVAEADVVRLKAGTPLYFSVLGAPETKIKGQVASVEPTPQTINNAIFYNAHFFVPNPQGLLRLQMTAQVTFILAEARNVLTIPVGAIGKKGANDQYSVKVLDAQGQIQDRNVSIGLRGNIVAEVKSGLKEGDQVVIASSMALDTSKSKNPPPPEPR, from the coding sequence ATGTCTTTTTTATCGCCCGTAGCTAGCCTGTGGAAGCGACTTGGTATTGTGCGCTGGTTGCTGCTGATTGCTTTGGGCGTCGGCGCATACTTTATGTTCGGGCGCGAGAAAGTAGACCCTGCCAGCCAAGTGATTTCCAGTGCGGTGAAGCGTGGCGACGTGGAAGTCTCTGTGTTGGCCACGGGCAAAGTGGAAGCCGCCAAAACGGTCGATGTCGGCGCGCAGGCCTCGGGGCAGATCAAGCGTTTGGCGGTGCAGCTGGGTGATCGCGTTAAAAAAGGCGATTTGCTGGCCGAGATTGATCCTAGCGTGTCGCAAAATGATTTCGACGAAGCGCAAATGTCGATTGAAGGCTTGCAGGCACAATCGACCATCAAGCAATTGGCGCTTGACGATGCGCAGCAGGAATTAGCACGGCAAAAAACGATGATGGCGGGCGATGCAACGCCGCGTAAAGAGCTCGAATCGGCGGCCAATGCGGTCAAAATGCGTCAAGCTGAAATTCGCCAATTGGCCGCACAATTGCGTCAAGCCGAAATCAAATTGGCGACCGCCAAAACCAATCTGGGCTTCACGCGCATTGTGGCGCCGATGGATGGCATCGTGGCCTCGATTGCGGTGAAAGAAGGTCAGACTGTGAATGCGATTCAATCTGCACCTACGATTTTAACGCTGGCCGATATGGATACGATGAAGGTGCAGGCGCAAGTGGCCGAGGCCGATGTGGTGCGCCTCAAAGCCGGTACGCCGCTGTATTTCTCGGTGCTCGGCGCGCCTGAAACCAAGATCAAAGGGCAAGTTGCCAGCGTCGAGCCAACGCCGCAAACCATCAATAACGCGATTTTCTACAACGCGCACTTTTTTGTACCCAATCCGCAAGGTCTGCTGCGTTTGCAAATGACAGCGCAAGTGACCTTTATCTTGGCCGAGGCGCGCAATGTGCTGACGATTCCGGTGGGTGCCATCGGTAAAAAAGGCGCGAATGATCAATACAGCGTCAAAGTGCTCGATGCACAAGGGCAAATTCAAGACCGTAATGTGAGCATAGGCTTGCGCGGCAATATCGTGGCGGAAGTGAAATCGGGGCTTAAAGAAGGCGATCAAGTCGTGATTGCCAGCTCAATGGCGCTGGACACTTCGAAAAGTAAAAATCCACCCCCACCCGAGCCACGCTAA
- a CDS encoding MacB family efflux pump subunit produces MTTPVIELSGIGRVFPAGEQQIRILDDINIVIEAGEMVAIIGQSGSGKSTLMNILGGLDSPSEGSYRFNGREVGELDADELATLRRDHFGFIFQRYHLLGALSATENVAMPAIYAGMPLIERQKRAAMLLGRLGLGERLNYRPRQLSGGQQQRVSIARALMNGGEVILADEPTGALDSRSGADVLQILKELHEQGHTVILVTHDAKVAAQADRIIEIRDGKIISDVCNLARDEEALPNDPPPPAPHDATPQALMGRWREAFAMAFRALLANRMRSLLTMLGIIIGIASVVSIVALGDGMEESVLKNFASLGVNNLDILPGTGLADDKAQSVTSLREGDLALIATEPYVQAVTPITGAGMRARYKNIDASTMIQGVSPAYFDLRNQAMQFGVAFSDEDVRRQAQVAVIGEDTRKTLFGTESGIGEVILLGTMPVQVIGVAEKKSGGFGGGESLDVWVPYTTAASRMFGQQHFSRITVQIKPDVPLKAAETALLSRMEQWHGKKDIYTRNMQDMMDSFQSTANSIKMFLMLIGVISLVVGGIGVMNIMLVSVTERTHEIGIRMAVGARQSDIRIQFLIEAIVVCLLGGAIGISLSALLAWVINTLMKDFQMLFSLGSITTAVVCSTVVGVIFGFLPARRASQLAPIEALARE; encoded by the coding sequence ATGACGACGCCAGTGATTGAATTAAGCGGGATTGGCCGAGTTTTTCCGGCGGGCGAACAGCAAATCCGTATTCTGGACGACATTAATATCGTCATTGAAGCGGGCGAAATGGTCGCAATTATCGGGCAATCGGGCTCGGGTAAATCGACGCTGATGAATATTCTGGGCGGGCTCGACAGCCCGTCGGAAGGCTCGTACCGATTTAATGGCCGCGAGGTCGGCGAGCTCGACGCCGATGAGCTGGCAACCCTGCGTCGTGACCATTTTGGTTTTATTTTCCAACGCTATCATCTACTCGGCGCGCTAAGCGCGACTGAAAACGTCGCCATGCCGGCGATTTACGCAGGTATGCCACTGATCGAGCGGCAAAAACGCGCTGCGATGTTATTGGGGCGTTTGGGCTTGGGCGAGCGACTTAATTATCGCCCGCGCCAGCTCTCCGGTGGCCAGCAGCAACGGGTATCGATTGCGCGCGCTTTGATGAATGGCGGCGAAGTCATTCTGGCTGATGAGCCAACCGGCGCGCTCGATTCGCGCAGCGGCGCTGATGTATTGCAGATTTTGAAAGAGCTGCACGAGCAAGGTCATACGGTGATATTGGTGACGCACGACGCCAAAGTGGCGGCGCAGGCCGATCGGATTATTGAAATTCGCGATGGCAAAATTATCTCGGATGTTTGCAATCTGGCGCGCGATGAAGAAGCGTTGCCAAATGATCCACCGCCACCAGCCCCGCATGACGCGACGCCGCAAGCGTTGATGGGGCGTTGGCGCGAAGCCTTTGCAATGGCATTTCGTGCGCTGCTGGCCAATCGGATGCGCAGCTTGCTGACGATGCTGGGCATCATTATCGGGATTGCCTCGGTGGTGTCGATTGTGGCGCTGGGCGACGGGATGGAAGAGTCGGTGCTGAAAAATTTCGCCAGCTTGGGCGTCAATAACCTCGATATTTTGCCGGGCACGGGTTTGGCCGATGACAAGGCGCAAAGTGTCACCTCGCTGCGCGAAGGCGATTTGGCACTGATTGCGACCGAGCCCTATGTGCAAGCAGTGACACCGATTACTGGGGCGGGTATGCGCGCACGATATAAGAATATCGACGCTTCCACGATGATACAGGGGGTGTCTCCGGCTTATTTCGATTTGCGCAATCAGGCGATGCAATTTGGTGTCGCGTTTAGCGACGAAGATGTCCGGCGCCAAGCGCAAGTGGCCGTGATCGGTGAGGACACCCGAAAAACCTTGTTTGGTACTGAGAGCGGGATCGGTGAGGTCATTTTGCTTGGCACGATGCCGGTGCAGGTGATCGGCGTGGCCGAGAAAAAATCGGGTGGCTTTGGTGGCGGCGAATCGCTGGATGTTTGGGTGCCCTATACCACGGCGGCAAGCCGCATGTTTGGCCAGCAACATTTCAGCCGCATCACGGTGCAAATCAAGCCGGATGTCCCGCTGAAGGCTGCCGAGACGGCTTTGCTGTCGCGCATGGAGCAATGGCACGGCAAAAAGGATATTTACACGCGCAATATGCAAGACATGATGGATTCGTTTCAAAGCACCGCCAATAGCATCAAGATGTTTCTAATGTTGATTGGCGTGATCTCGCTGGTCGTCGGTGGGATAGGCGTGATGAATATTATGTTGGTGTCGGTGACCGAGCGTACGCATGAAATCGGTATTCGCATGGCGGTAGGCGCGCGGCAATCGGATATTCGGATTCAATTTTTGATCGAGGCGATTGTGGTGTGTTTGCTCGGCGGCGCAATTGGTATTTCACTGTCGGCGCTGCTGGCTTGGGTAATCAATACGTTGATGAAAGATTTTCAAATGCTGTTCTCGCTGGGCTCGATCACCACGGCAGTGGTGTGCTCGACCGTCGTGGGCGTGATTTTTGGCTTTTTACCGGCGCGCCGTGCATCACAGCTCGCCCCGATCGAGGCGCTGGCACGCGAATAA